The genomic stretch ATCGGGGTACACCGTGGAGACATAGGCACCCGGCAGCACTTCACGCAAGGCGCCGCGTAGGCGCAGAGCCTGCAGCTCGTTGAGCGTCAATGCTCCCCCTACGAGGATTACCGGGGGAGCGCCCGCCGTCGTTGGGGTAGCGGGAGGAAGATCGGTGAGATGTTCGCCACCGGGTGTGCGCTGCGTTGTGGCCATGTTGTGCATGGTCTAACTCTCACAGCTCCCGACGCCCAGCGTCAGGGGAGTGCCTCAAGTTGTGGATAACCCACGGGGATGCTGGGCGCGCACAGCGTGAAACGGCGTTAAACACTTCGGGTGGGCACGGTTCACAAGAACCGTGCCCACCCGAAGACGCGACTAATTAATAACTACGCGAGGTCTGCGGAAGACTTCTGCAGCGTCTCGAGCCACAAACGACGAGCGTCAAGTGCTTCCTGAGCCGCCTTGATCTTGGACTCGACGCCCTTGGCCTGTGCCTTGGCCAGGTCGGCTTCCAGTCCGGCGATGGCATCTTCGAGCTGGGTCAGCATCGAGTTTGAGCGTGCCTTGGTCTCCGGGTTGGACCGGCGCCACTGCTCGTCCTCGGCCGAACGAACTGCCTCTTCAACCTGACGCAGCGAGGATTCAACGCGCTGCATGTCGGCGCGCGGCACCTTGCCAGCTGCTTCCCAACGATCGCGAATCGAATCCAGCAACTTCTTGGTGGAGTTCAGATCCTTGATCGGCAGCAGGGCCTTGGCCTCAACAAGCAGGGCCTCCTTGACGATGAGGTTCGCACCGAACTCCTCGTCAATGGCGGCGTTCGCGTTCAGGCGGGCCTCGAAGAAGACGTCCTGGGCGGCGCGGAAGCGAGCCCAGAGAGCGTCATCATCCTTGCGCGAAGCGCGCTTGGAGGACTTCCACTCATCCATCAGACGGCGGTACTCCCCGGCGGTGACTCCCCAGTCCGTGGAGCTGGAGAGCTCTTCGGCACGGGCAATCAATGCTTCCTTGGCGCCCTTGGCCTCGGAGTTGGTGGCATCAAGCTGCGAGAAGTACGCACGACGGTGACGATCAAAGGTCGTGCGAGCCCCGCGGAATCGCTTCCACAAGGAATCCTCGGTGGAACGTCCCAGACGCACGCCCGACTTCTGTGCGGTCTTCCACGCATCAAAGAGATCGTTCATACGGTTTGAACCCTGCTTCCACTGAACAGTGGAGGGATCCAGAGCGGCCAGGGCCTCGGCCTCGGCAACGATGGCCTCGCGGGCGGCCAGCTCGGTGGCTCGCAGCTCGTCGGTGGCCTTGCGCTCGGCAGCAACCAGAGTTGCAACGGCACCGCGGGCGGTTTCGATGCGAGCTTCCAGGGCCGGGATATCGCCAACCATGGTCCGCTCGGCAACCGTGGCGGCCAAGTGATCAAGGGTCTTGTTCATGTCCGAGCTCGGGGCCTTAGCCGCAACACGCTGCTCCAGGAGCATCAGTGCGGAGACGACCTCGTCGTGCTTACGCACGAAGTATGCCAGTGCCTCTTCGGCCGTGGCATCGGGGTACTGACCCACCGGGTGTTCGGTGCCATCAATGATGACAAAAACATGGCCGTCTTCGGAAACGCGGCTGATCTTGGCGGCGTCTTCCAACGGGGTGGAGAAGGTTGGGGGAGCTGCTACCGGGGCAGGGGCCTTGGCTGCGTGCTTTCCGGCCGGACGCGGCGCCCGGGGGGAAGGGACCATGGCTGCGGGGCTCGGTGCTGCTGTGGGGGTCGGCGCCTGTTCGGCTGCCGGGGTTTCTTCCGTCGCCGGTGCTTCTTGGGCGGCGGGCTCTGTAACCGGAGTTACCTCCGTAGCTGCCTCGGACTGAGCCGGGGTGCTTTCGGGTTGCTGCTCCTCGGCCATTGCTGCTGGCTGGAGATTGTCGTCGGATTGCTGACTGGTGGTCACCGCTGAAACTCTTTCGCTTAGGTTCGGCCCCGGTAATATGCACCGGGGCACAACTGTCTCCGCCACTTTACCCGTCCGCTTGTGCCATTTGGTACTCTGCCGCGGTAAATCGATGCGCGAATAGCGTGGTTTCGCGCTCGGCGCAGTCACACCCCCAGTAGACTTGTGAGCGCCGTGGGCCCATAAAGCACCAGCATTCAGTACTGCTCGTCGCATCGGGCCAACATCACGGCATCAGCTTTCCCTCTTCTATAGGAGTACAGACTTCATGGCACGCAAGGCCTCACTATCCGGCTTCCCCGAATGGCTTCCACAGGAGCGCGCGGTGGAACAGCATGTATTGGACACGCTGCGTCGGATCTTCGAGCTGCATGGTTTTGGCAACATTGAGACCCGTGCCGTGGAAACCGTTGGACAGCTCCTGCGTAAGGGCGAGATCGACAAGGAGGTCTACGGGCTTTCCCGTCTGGCCGCCGAGGAGTCGGCAAAAAACGACCCGAACGCCCTGGCCCTGCACTTTGACCTCACCGTCCCCTTCGCCCGCTACGTGGTGGAGAACGCCGGGCACTTGGCCTTCCCGTTCCGTCGTTACCAGATGCAAAAGGTCTGGCGTGGTGAACGCCCGCAGGACGGTCGTTTCCGCGAATTCACTCAGGCCGACATCGACGTGGTCGGCGACGGCGAGCTGCCCTTCCGTTACGACGTGGAGCTGGCCCTGGTGATCGCCGAGGCTCTCTCGGCCCTGCCCATCGGGGACTTCCGGCTGCGGGTGAATAACCGCAAATTGGCCGAAGGCTTCTACCTTGGACTGGGTCTGAGCGACACCGCCGGGGTATTGCGTTCCATCGACAAGCTCGAAAAGATCGGTGCCGCCAAGGTTGCCGAGGCGCTTAAAACCGAATTGGGTGCCACCGACGAACAGGCTGCCGCGGCGTTGTCGCTGGCGCAGATTTGCACCGACGATATCTCCTTCGTGGACCAGGTGCGGGCACTGGGCGTGAGCCACCCGCTCCTCGAAGAAGGACTTGACGAGCTCTCGCAGGTCATCGAGGCAGCGGTGCGTCGGGCCCCGGGCAAGGTAGTTGCCGATCTGTCGATCGCCCGCGGTCTGGATTATTACACCGGCACCGTTTACGAGACGGTGCTGGTTGGCCACGAATCACTGGGCTCCATTTGCTCGGGTGGTCGCTATGAGTCACTGGCCTCCACCGGTAAGAAAAACTACCCGGGTGTGGGGCTGTCCATCGGCGTGACCCGCCTGGTCTCTCGCATGCTGGCCGAGGAAACCGCCACCGCAGCACGCACTGTACCCTCCGCGGTGCTGGTGACGCTGGCCAACGACGATTCCTGGAACGAGGCGCAGGATGTTGCAGCGGAACTTCGCGGCCGCGGAATCGCCTGCGAAGTGGCTGCCAAGGCAGACAAATTCGGCAAGCAGATCAAGTACGCCGATAAGCGCGGCATCCCCTTCGTCTGGTTCACCTCTCCCGAGGGCACCCATGAGGTCAAGGACATCCGCACCGGCGAACAGATCTCGGCTAACCCAACCACCTGGATCCCCGCCGCCGAGGACCTGCTCAATACGATCACGGCGAACCGCGACTAATCCCAACACAGCGTCCCAATGCCCACCGTTTGAGGCCGACTCGTGGTGAGTCAGCCCACAACGATGGGCATTGGGGCAACTTGGGTCTGCCGCTAACGGTAAACTCGCACATAGATTCTTCCCAATTCCGCACCCCGCGGGCGCTGCGCTGAAAATAGTGGCGGCAGCCCGAACCCGGGAACCCAACGCGGAAATTTGCACCTTTGTAGAAAGGAATGCAGTGCTACGCACTCATCAGCTCGGCACCTTGAGCGCCGAGAACATCGGAGAAACAGTCACCCTTACCGGTTGGGTGGCCCGCCGCCGCGACCACGGCGGGGTCGCCTTCCTAGATTTGCGTGATGCCTCGGGCTTCGCCCAGGTAGTGGTGCGCGATGAGGAAGATTTCCACCCGCTGCGCAACGAATTCGTTCTGCAGATCACCGGCAAGGTCGAACGTCGTCCCGAGGGCAACGAGAACCCCGCACTGGCCACCGGTCAGATCGAGGTCATCGCCGATTCCGTGGTGGTGCTGAACACCTCCGCTCCGCTGCCCTTCCAGATTGATGAGCACGTAGAGGTTGGTGAGGAGGCGCGCCTGCGCCACCGCTACCTGGACCTTCGCCGTCCCACCCCGAGCCGCAACATTCGCCTGCGCTCCGAGGCCAACCGCATCGCCCGCAACCTGTTGCACGATGACGGTTTTGTGGAAATCGAAACCCCAACGCTGACCCGTTCCACCCCCGAGGGTGCCCGCGACTTCTTGGTCCCGGCACGTCTGGCTCCGGGCTCCTGGTACGCACTGCCGCAGTCCCCGCAGCTGTTCAAGCAGCTACTGCAGGTTGGTGGCTTTGAGAAGTACTACCAGATCGCTCGCTGCTACCGCGATGAGGACTTCCGCGCCGATCGCCAGCCGGAATTCACCCAGCTGGACATCGAGGCATCGTTTGTCGAG from Paeniglutamicibacter sp. Y32M11 encodes the following:
- the hisS gene encoding histidine--tRNA ligase; translation: MARKASLSGFPEWLPQERAVEQHVLDTLRRIFELHGFGNIETRAVETVGQLLRKGEIDKEVYGLSRLAAEESAKNDPNALALHFDLTVPFARYVVENAGHLAFPFRRYQMQKVWRGERPQDGRFREFTQADIDVVGDGELPFRYDVELALVIAEALSALPIGDFRLRVNNRKLAEGFYLGLGLSDTAGVLRSIDKLEKIGAAKVAEALKTELGATDEQAAAALSLAQICTDDISFVDQVRALGVSHPLLEEGLDELSQVIEAAVRRAPGKVVADLSIARGLDYYTGTVYETVLVGHESLGSICSGGRYESLASTGKKNYPGVGLSIGVTRLVSRMLAEETATAARTVPSAVLVTLANDDSWNEAQDVAAELRGRGIACEVAAKADKFGKQIKYADKRGIPFVWFTSPEGTHEVKDIRTGEQISANPTTWIPAAEDLLNTITANRD
- a CDS encoding DUF349 domain-containing protein; protein product: MTTSQQSDDNLQPAAMAEEQQPESTPAQSEAATEVTPVTEPAAQEAPATEETPAAEQAPTPTAAPSPAAMVPSPRAPRPAGKHAAKAPAPVAAPPTFSTPLEDAAKISRVSEDGHVFVIIDGTEHPVGQYPDATAEEALAYFVRKHDEVVSALMLLEQRVAAKAPSSDMNKTLDHLAATVAERTMVGDIPALEARIETARGAVATLVAAERKATDELRATELAAREAIVAEAEALAALDPSTVQWKQGSNRMNDLFDAWKTAQKSGVRLGRSTEDSLWKRFRGARTTFDRHRRAYFSQLDATNSEAKGAKEALIARAEELSSSTDWGVTAGEYRRLMDEWKSSKRASRKDDDALWARFRAAQDVFFEARLNANAAIDEEFGANLIVKEALLVEAKALLPIKDLNSTKKLLDSIRDRWEAAGKVPRADMQRVESSLRQVEEAVRSAEDEQWRRSNPETKARSNSMLTQLEDAIAGLEADLAKAQAKGVESKIKAAQEALDARRLWLETLQKSSADLA